GTCAGGCTCCAAAGGGCTGCCCGGCAAGAACATCATAGAATTTCATGGGCGACCGCTCATCCATTGGTCTATCTCTGCCGCACTGGAATCTGGCTGTTGTAATACGGTTCTCGTTTCGACCGACAGCCGGGAGATAGCCGACATAGCCATTGCGGGCGGGGCAATTGCTCCCTGGTTGCGGCCGCAACACCTTGCCGATGACAAAGCATCTACTATGGCCGCTGTCGTCCATGCGCTCGACCAATCGCCAGCCGATATCGTGGTAGTCCTACAACCTACGTCTCCGTTGCGAACTGCCGGAGACGTTGCGGCCTGCGTCTCACTCTATCGCGAGACGGGCAAACCCGTCGTATCCGTATGCCCCGCAAAACCTTGGCTTTTTCG
The genomic region above belongs to Sinorhizobium mexicanum and contains:
- a CDS encoding cytidylyltransferase domain-containing protein; the protein is MQIPGSVLALIPARSGSKGLPGKNIIEFHGRPLIHWSISAALESGCCNTVLVSTDSREIADIAIAGGAIAPWLRPQHLADDKASTMAAVVHALDQSPADIVVVLQPTSPLRTAGDVAACVSLYRETGKPVVSVCPAKPWLFRKTNSGALTPAIEFATQRQEVEYFSPNGAVYVFSAEFLRSGDAWWSVGALPYLMPPERSVDIDTPYDLTVAKAVYSTHAGGEQNS